Proteins encoded in a region of the Flammeovirga yaeyamensis genome:
- a CDS encoding aspartate aminotransferase family protein yields MNTLMDTKELLSPVWTHLTQINAVRGKGIYIYDEAGEEYMDFTSGIGVTNTGHCHPKVVQAIQDQSQELIFGQMNCVIPSKTVELAEKLNELLPNPLNRFFFSNSGSEATEACVKLAKQYTGRQNVIVMQGSFHGRTHLTMAMTTSKTVYRYKYQPLPSGIFVTPFPNHFQYGWTEDQAIDFAIKQLDLVFRGQSAPDETAAIIIEPVLGEGGYVPAPKRYLQHLRKVCDEHGILLIIDEVQSGFGRTGTFFCFEQSDVVPDILVMAKGLGSGMPISGIASTEKIMKKWVPGTHGGTYGGGSVISMAAALATIDTIKEENILENVRQRSHQLIEGLKKLQQQYPMIGDVRGRGLMVATEFINEDGTPSPELAKKVLTECVNNKLLMLACGSYANVIRWIPPLVVNEAQIEQALRIFENALAEAI; encoded by the coding sequence ATGAACACATTAATGGATACAAAAGAATTATTATCGCCGGTTTGGACGCACCTTACTCAAATTAATGCTGTAAGAGGCAAAGGCATTTATATATATGATGAGGCTGGAGAGGAATACATGGATTTCACTTCTGGAATTGGTGTGACGAATACTGGTCATTGTCACCCAAAAGTGGTACAAGCTATTCAAGATCAGTCGCAAGAATTGATTTTTGGGCAGATGAACTGCGTGATTCCATCAAAGACAGTGGAATTGGCTGAAAAACTGAATGAGTTACTCCCCAATCCTCTCAACCGTTTTTTCTTCTCCAATAGTGGGTCGGAAGCAACGGAAGCTTGTGTGAAATTAGCCAAGCAATATACTGGGCGTCAAAATGTAATTGTGATGCAGGGCAGTTTTCATGGGCGAACGCATTTAACCATGGCGATGACGACCTCAAAAACCGTGTACCGTTATAAATATCAACCTCTTCCATCGGGCATTTTTGTTACACCCTTCCCAAATCATTTTCAATATGGATGGACGGAAGATCAAGCCATTGATTTTGCAATTAAACAATTGGATTTGGTGTTTAGAGGGCAGTCAGCTCCAGATGAAACTGCCGCCATTATCATCGAACCTGTTTTAGGTGAAGGTGGTTATGTTCCTGCTCCAAAACGCTACCTTCAACATCTCAGAAAAGTATGTGATGAACATGGTATTTTATTAATTATCGATGAAGTACAAAGTGGTTTTGGCCGTACAGGTACTTTCTTCTGCTTTGAGCAAAGTGATGTTGTTCCAGATATATTAGTGATGGCCAAAGGACTCGGTAGTGGAATGCCTATTTCTGGGATTGCTTCAACGGAAAAGATCATGAAAAAATGGGTTCCTGGAACGCATGGCGGTACTTACGGAGGTGGATCTGTCATCTCTATGGCTGCAGCATTGGCTACCATCGATACCATAAAAGAAGAAAATATTCTTGAAAACGTTCGCCAAAGAAGTCATCAGTTAATCGAGGGGTTGAAGAAGCTACAGCAACAATATCCTATGATAGGTGATGTTAGAGGTCGAGGGTTAATGGTGGCTACAGAATTCATCAATGAAGATGGTACACCATCACCAGAATTGGCAAAAAAAGTATTGACCGAATGTGTCAACAATAAGTTATTGATGTTGGCTTGTGGAAGTTATGCCAATGTGATCCGTTGGATTCCTCCTTTGGTGGTCAATGAAGCACAAATCGAACAAGCATTACGTATTTTTGAAAACGCTTTAGCAGAAGCAATTTGA
- a CDS encoding aldehyde dehydrogenase family protein, with protein sequence MEKIIIPSRLQMLIGGEWVDANNKESLSVINPANAQEITTVPLAAKEDIDIAVDSAQLAFENDTLTPAERGQLLHKVADLLERDKEYLMHLESLDNGKPFDKAAYDVDSCIHHFRYYAGWTTKIHGDQIPVSSPNKLVYTRQEPLGVVGLIVPWNFPLMMSVWKVAPALACGNTCILKPAEQTPLTALHLGKLIMEAGFPKGYFNVVTGTGAITGEAITRHQKVAKISFTGSTDVGKKIMVAAAESNLKKVSLELGGKSPNIVFDDADIDQVIESVVWSSFYNSGQECTLGSRLYIHEKVYDQVLKGLIDKTSQLSIGKGIDSPDLGPLISETQMNRVLSYIALGKKEAQLEFGGHRLEGDLKEGYFVSPTIFSHQNDDLKIVQEEIFGPVVVVSSFKDEGEIIQRANHSIFGLAAALWTKDVSKAHRVAHQIQSGTVWINGYDMFDPSVPFGGYKQSGNGREMGKSAIDLYTQEKAVWLSL encoded by the coding sequence ATGGAAAAGATAATTATTCCTTCTCGTTTGCAAATGCTTATTGGAGGCGAGTGGGTAGATGCCAATAATAAAGAAAGTTTATCAGTCATCAACCCAGCCAATGCTCAGGAAATTACTACTGTTCCTTTGGCAGCTAAAGAGGATATTGATATAGCAGTTGATAGTGCTCAACTAGCTTTTGAAAATGATACACTAACTCCTGCAGAAAGAGGTCAGTTACTTCACAAAGTAGCTGATTTACTGGAAAGAGATAAAGAATATTTAATGCATCTTGAGTCATTAGACAACGGCAAGCCATTTGATAAAGCCGCTTACGATGTCGATTCTTGTATCCATCATTTTAGATATTATGCGGGTTGGACCACAAAGATTCATGGCGATCAAATTCCGGTAAGTTCACCCAACAAATTGGTCTATACTCGACAAGAACCTCTTGGAGTGGTTGGACTCATTGTTCCTTGGAATTTCCCATTAATGATGTCCGTTTGGAAAGTCGCTCCTGCCCTTGCTTGTGGAAATACATGTATTCTTAAACCTGCTGAACAAACCCCACTTACTGCACTTCATTTAGGGAAGTTGATTATGGAAGCCGGTTTCCCAAAAGGGTATTTCAATGTGGTAACAGGTACTGGTGCGATTACTGGAGAAGCCATTACTCGACATCAAAAAGTAGCCAAAATTAGCTTTACAGGTTCTACGGATGTCGGCAAAAAAATCATGGTCGCTGCTGCTGAAAGTAATCTCAAGAAAGTGAGTCTAGAACTGGGTGGTAAATCACCTAATATCGTTTTTGATGATGCTGATATTGATCAAGTGATAGAAAGTGTGGTTTGGTCAAGTTTCTATAATAGTGGACAAGAATGTACGCTTGGATCGAGATTATATATCCACGAAAAAGTCTATGATCAAGTACTCAAAGGACTAATTGATAAAACTTCTCAGTTAAGTATCGGAAAAGGTATCGACTCACCAGATCTTGGACCGCTAATATCAGAAACCCAGATGAACAGAGTGCTTAGTTATATAGCATTGGGTAAAAAAGAAGCACAACTCGAGTTTGGTGGTCATCGTTTAGAAGGCGATTTAAAAGAGGGTTATTTCGTTTCTCCAACTATTTTCTCTCATCAAAATGACGATTTAAAAATAGTACAAGAAGAGATTTTTGGACCTGTGGTGGTCGTCTCCTCTTTTAAAGATGAAGGAGAAATCATCCAAAGAGCCAACCATTCCATTTTCGGATTAGCTGCTGCTTTATGGACCAAAGATGTTTCGAAAGCACATCGTGTAGCCCATCAAATTCAATCTGGAACTGTATGGATTAATGGGTACGATATGTTCGATCCTTCTGTGCCTTTTGGTGGCTATAAACAGTCGGGTAACGGTCGAGAAATGGGTAAAAGTGCCATCGACTTATACACTCAGGAAAAAGCAGTTTGGTTATCACTTTAA
- the ald gene encoding alanine dehydrogenase, which translates to MIIGIPKEIKNNENRVGMTPSGVFELTKNGHQVYVQSTAGLGSGYADHDYQKVGAELLPTIEEVYQKAEMIVKVKEPIEAEYQLIKKDQLVFTYFHFASSEILTHAMIQSEAVCLAYETVQTNDKKLPLLIPMSEVAGRMSIQEGAKYLEKPMEGMGILLGGVPGVPPANVLVLGGGVVGTEAAKMAAGMGANVTIMDINLERLRYLDDVMPANVNTVMANELNIREHIQNHHLIIGGVLIPGAKAPKLITKDMLSSMQKGTVLVDVAVDQGGCFETTQPTTHAQPTYLIDDILHYTVANMPGAVPYTSTIALTNATLPYVLQLANNGWQKACDENEALKLGLNIIQGHVVNQPVAEAFDLPFVPLNEFFETEEV; encoded by the coding sequence ATGATTATTGGTATCCCAAAAGAGATCAAAAACAACGAAAACAGAGTGGGTATGACTCCCTCAGGTGTTTTTGAGTTAACAAAAAATGGACATCAGGTATATGTGCAATCGACTGCCGGTTTAGGTAGTGGATATGCTGATCATGATTATCAAAAAGTTGGTGCAGAGTTGTTACCAACCATTGAAGAGGTTTATCAAAAAGCAGAGATGATTGTGAAGGTGAAAGAACCTATTGAGGCCGAATATCAACTGATTAAGAAAGATCAATTGGTGTTCACCTACTTTCATTTTGCTTCATCAGAAATATTGACACATGCGATGATTCAATCCGAAGCTGTTTGTTTGGCTTATGAAACTGTTCAAACGAATGACAAAAAGCTTCCACTTTTAATTCCAATGTCAGAAGTAGCAGGTAGAATGTCGATACAGGAAGGGGCTAAATATTTGGAAAAACCGATGGAAGGCATGGGTATTCTGTTGGGTGGTGTTCCCGGTGTACCTCCGGCTAATGTGCTTGTTCTTGGTGGTGGAGTTGTGGGTACTGAAGCCGCAAAAATGGCTGCAGGAATGGGTGCAAACGTCACTATAATGGATATCAATTTGGAACGTTTAAGGTATTTAGACGATGTGATGCCGGCCAATGTCAATACCGTTATGGCCAACGAACTAAATATCAGAGAGCACATACAAAACCATCATTTGATTATCGGTGGCGTACTTATTCCCGGAGCAAAAGCACCAAAATTAATCACAAAAGACATGTTATCTTCCATGCAAAAAGGAACTGTTTTAGTGGATGTAGCCGTAGATCAGGGCGGATGTTTTGAAACTACTCAACCTACGACACATGCTCAACCCACTTATTTAATCGATGATATTCTACATTATACGGTAGCCAATATGCCGGGGGCTGTTCCTTATACATCGACTATTGCGTTAACCAATGCCACATTACCTTATGTGCTTCAGTTAGCCAATAATGGATGGCAAAAAGCGTGTGATGAAAATGAGGCTTTAAAGTTAGGTTTGAATATCATTCAAGGTCACGTTGTTAACCAACCTGTGGCGGAAGCTTTTGATCTTCCTTTCGTTCCTTTAAATGAATTTTTTGAAACTGAAGAAGTATAA
- a CDS encoding Zn-dependent hydrolase, whose product MMKINGDRLWDRLMEIAQIGGTPNGGVCRLTLSEEDKKGRLLFEDWCKGLGCSIRVDAMGNLFATYPGKDPYLPTLLLGSHLDSQPTGGKYDGVMGVLAGLEVIHTLHDQNYVPDRNIVVASWTNEEGARFTPAMIGSGVFSETFSLDYAYQQKDKEGITLHDALNSIGYKGTDSVKPNEFQYALELHIEQGPILEREEKQIGIVTGVQGIRWYDIHISGKECHAGPTPMDYRIDPMQSVPLLLTELYKISEVFGEDARITIGYIDASPAVKNTVPEKASISLDIRHPNEDQLTKMHEFVLSVIQTIDKESKSSIELEEIWHSESVVFDDNCVHAVQQASETLGYPHRRIISGAGHDSVYTSKVIPTSMIFIPCKDGLSHNELESAKKEDVIAGTNVLLHASLQLQHK is encoded by the coding sequence ATGATGAAAATTAATGGTGACCGATTATGGGATAGATTAATGGAAATCGCCCAAATCGGTGGCACTCCTAATGGTGGGGTATGTCGTCTCACGTTATCAGAGGAAGACAAAAAAGGAAGATTACTCTTCGAGGATTGGTGTAAAGGTTTAGGCTGTAGTATTCGAGTGGATGCTATGGGAAACCTATTTGCGACTTACCCTGGAAAAGATCCTTATTTACCTACCCTATTGCTAGGTAGTCATTTAGACAGTCAACCGACTGGAGGGAAATACGATGGTGTTATGGGTGTATTGGCTGGATTGGAGGTAATACATACTTTACACGATCAAAATTATGTTCCGGATAGAAATATAGTGGTGGCCTCTTGGACCAATGAAGAAGGTGCCCGATTTACCCCTGCCATGATTGGTTCAGGTGTTTTTTCGGAGACATTCAGTTTGGACTATGCCTACCAACAGAAAGATAAAGAGGGTATCACTTTGCATGATGCTTTGAACTCAATCGGCTATAAAGGTACTGATTCAGTTAAGCCAAATGAGTTTCAATATGCTTTGGAACTTCACATTGAACAAGGTCCAATACTCGAAAGAGAAGAGAAGCAAATTGGTATTGTTACGGGCGTTCAAGGTATCAGATGGTATGATATTCATATTAGCGGCAAAGAATGTCATGCGGGCCCTACGCCTATGGACTACCGTATCGATCCCATGCAAAGTGTCCCTCTCCTTTTAACAGAATTGTATAAAATTTCTGAGGTTTTTGGAGAGGATGCCCGAATTACTATTGGGTATATTGATGCCTCTCCTGCAGTGAAGAATACAGTTCCAGAAAAGGCGAGCATCTCTTTAGATATTCGCCACCCTAATGAGGATCAGCTTACCAAAATGCATGAATTTGTTCTAAGTGTTATTCAAACGATTGATAAAGAATCAAAATCATCCATTGAATTAGAGGAAATATGGCATTCCGAATCGGTAGTCTTCGATGACAACTGTGTGCATGCAGTTCAACAAGCCTCTGAAACATTAGGCTATCCGCATCGAAGAATCATTTCTGGTGCGGGACACGATTCGGTGTATACCTCAAAGGTTATCCCTACTTCGATGATCTTCATTCCTTGTAAAGACGGGTTGAGTCATAACGAATTAGAATCAGCCAAAAAGGAAGATGTGATCGCAGGTACAAATGTATTATTACATGCTAGTTTACAATTACAACACAAATAA
- a CDS encoding Lrp/AsnC family transcriptional regulator — protein MDITHAQLDTMDIQVLSHLKEDGRKSFTDISNEMNVSVGMIRNRYQKLVESKILHIVGWADPLKVGLEAYARLNLKVHPAEKINTVCDQLVKIPEVSFVAITSGNYNIEINMTCKNNKHLLDTVISKVHAIEGITDSNTTMYMDVRKWAAHAIEHADTVEK, from the coding sequence ATGGATATAACGCACGCTCAACTAGATACTATGGACATTCAGGTTTTATCTCATTTAAAAGAAGATGGGAGAAAATCTTTTACAGATATTTCAAACGAGATGAATGTTTCAGTAGGAATGATACGTAATAGGTATCAAAAGTTAGTAGAAAGTAAAATTCTACATATCGTCGGGTGGGCCGATCCGTTAAAAGTAGGTTTAGAAGCGTATGCGCGTTTAAACCTTAAGGTACACCCTGCAGAAAAGATAAATACTGTCTGCGATCAGTTGGTGAAAATTCCAGAGGTAAGTTTTGTCGCTATCACTTCCGGGAATTACAACATCGAGATCAATATGACCTGTAAAAACAATAAGCATTTATTAGATACCGTAATTTCTAAGGTTCATGCAATCGAAGGAATTACCGATTCTAATACTACTATGTATATGGATGTTCGAAAGTGGGCCGCACACGCAATTGAACATGCTGATACTGTTGAAAAATAA
- a CDS encoding TonB-dependent receptor translates to MKVFNYLLFISAIFFISLNAHGQNIKGTIIDGDSGTPIVGATIVEVGTQNGTTTNFEGKFSLVLSKKETQVKIEFIGFEDITKDVKEGDVLDIKLTPDELTLESVVVSANRVEEDLQTVSVAATVITGKDLEDMSVKSTVEALNTVPNLITDSYGPSQTNISIRGISTNFDGVGLEQAVGMYINDVYQSRAYGFNAVMMDIERVEVLRGPQGTLFGKNTVGGVANIITAQPNMDNGASIELSAGNYNYMQARGMANVMLVPDKLAFRVTGAYNYRQGSYVEHLSEEGQEANKTKFGGARGALLYKPSSKVDITLEGYYYNDASAEASMTYLSSPDLVAVDPDLFAADDWENRKASFSEPFTFSRDQYGASAKVIAQMGTGTFSSISAYSASSDRSIQDVEVSPIPAVYLDRGQKFNTFTQELRYNSDKSKRFSYIGGLYGVKETIEGNDIGVTQEFLPPLLGPDFGIDDLFIPGYTEEVNNLSTIDNTSLAAFVSGTFKFTPQFKATAGVRFTHESKVFNTQQTTVESQDAIDMLGFPLVYMLGTPYDNQEFKSEDNVITGDFGLSYEINPNHMVYGKFARGFKGTGYNFAVSSYLNLESFMIDPVEEANVLYKPEYINSYEIGYKSSFNNRLRLNVAAYYIDYENKQELLFAGLTNFIANADKSTGYGGEIEVDAMLFKGFRVNLNGGIQKMTYDEFKVGDVDLSGNKMAKAPEFTMSVTPEYTKIFNNGSKLFAMLNVSYNGQSFNDIYNTESISRKAAAIVNARLGYSIKNSRYNIGIWGKNLTNELYFGHGFQGLIGDFVSINQARTYGADLKINIF, encoded by the coding sequence ATGAAAGTATTTAACTATCTATTGTTCATTTCTGCTATATTTTTTATCTCACTCAACGCACATGGACAAAATATCAAAGGGACTATCATCGATGGGGATTCTGGTACACCTATCGTAGGGGCTACAATTGTAGAAGTGGGTACTCAAAATGGTACAACTACTAATTTTGAAGGAAAATTTTCTTTGGTCTTATCTAAAAAAGAGACTCAGGTTAAAATAGAATTTATTGGATTTGAAGACATCACTAAAGATGTAAAAGAGGGTGATGTCTTAGATATAAAACTAACTCCCGATGAATTAACATTAGAAAGCGTAGTGGTTTCTGCGAATAGAGTAGAAGAAGATCTACAAACAGTAAGTGTGGCAGCCACTGTTATTACAGGCAAAGATTTAGAAGACATGTCTGTAAAGTCTACAGTAGAAGCTTTAAATACAGTACCTAACTTAATTACGGACTCTTATGGTCCATCTCAAACAAATATTTCTATTAGAGGTATTTCAACCAACTTCGATGGAGTAGGTCTTGAACAAGCAGTGGGTATGTACATCAACGATGTATATCAATCCAGAGCCTATGGCTTTAATGCGGTTATGATGGATATCGAAAGAGTAGAAGTTTTAAGAGGTCCACAGGGTACATTGTTTGGTAAGAATACGGTAGGTGGTGTAGCAAATATCATCACAGCTCAACCAAATATGGATAATGGTGCATCTATCGAATTGTCTGCTGGTAACTATAACTATATGCAAGCAAGAGGTATGGCAAATGTGATGTTGGTACCCGATAAGTTGGCATTTAGAGTAACAGGAGCTTATAATTATAGACAAGGTAGTTATGTAGAGCATTTATCTGAAGAAGGACAAGAGGCGAACAAAACAAAGTTTGGTGGAGCAAGAGGAGCATTATTATACAAACCTTCTTCTAAGGTCGATATCACTTTGGAAGGATACTATTATAATGATGCAAGTGCAGAAGCATCAATGACATATTTAAGTTCTCCTGATTTAGTGGCAGTAGATCCTGATTTATTTGCAGCAGATGACTGGGAAAACAGAAAAGCATCATTTAGTGAACCGTTTACGTTTAGTAGAGATCAATATGGTGCATCTGCCAAAGTGATAGCTCAAATGGGCACAGGAACTTTTTCTTCTATCTCAGCTTATTCAGCATCATCAGATCGTTCGATTCAGGATGTAGAAGTTTCACCAATTCCAGCCGTATATCTTGATAGAGGTCAGAAGTTTAATACTTTCACTCAGGAATTGAGATATAATTCAGATAAGTCGAAAAGATTCAGTTATATCGGAGGGTTATATGGAGTAAAAGAAACGATTGAGGGAAATGATATTGGTGTTACTCAAGAATTTCTACCTCCTTTATTAGGACCTGATTTTGGTATAGATGATCTATTTATTCCTGGTTATACAGAGGAAGTAAATAATTTGAGTACTATTGATAATACTTCTTTGGCTGCGTTTGTATCAGGTACTTTTAAATTTACACCTCAATTTAAAGCAACGGCAGGTGTTCGTTTCACACACGAATCGAAGGTGTTTAACACTCAACAAACTACGGTAGAATCTCAAGATGCCATCGATATGTTAGGATTCCCATTGGTGTATATGTTGGGAACACCTTACGACAATCAAGAATTCAAATCGGAAGATAATGTTATTACGGGTGATTTTGGGTTGAGTTATGAAATCAACCCCAACCATATGGTGTACGGTAAATTCGCCAGAGGTTTCAAAGGAACAGGTTACAACTTTGCTGTATCAAGTTATCTAAACTTAGAATCATTCATGATCGATCCAGTAGAAGAAGCGAATGTTTTATACAAACCAGAATACATCAATAGCTATGAGATTGGTTATAAATCATCATTTAATAATCGTCTGAGATTGAATGTAGCTGCTTACTACATCGATTATGAAAATAAGCAGGAATTACTTTTTGCAGGTTTAACCAACTTTATTGCTAACGCTGATAAATCGACGGGTTACGGTGGTGAAATTGAAGTTGATGCCATGCTATTCAAAGGCTTTAGAGTCAATTTAAATGGTGGTATCCAAAAGATGACTTACGATGAATTCAAAGTAGGTGATGTCGATTTGAGTGGTAATAAAATGGCCAAGGCACCAGAATTCACCATGTCGGTGACACCAGAATACACTAAAATATTTAACAACGGTTCTAAGCTTTTTGCCATGTTGAATGTATCGTATAATGGACAGTCATTTAACGATATCTACAATACAGAAAGTATCTCCAGAAAAGCGGCAGCCATAGTGAATGCTCGCTTGGGATATTCTATCAAGAACAGTCGTTACAACATTGGTATATGGGGCAAAAACTTAACGAATGAATTATACTTCGGACACGGTTTCCAAGGTTTAATTGGCGATTTCGTTTCCATCAACCAAGCAAGAACTTATGGTGCTGATTTAAAAATCAACATCTTCTAA
- a CDS encoding long-chain-fatty-acid--CoA ligase produces the protein MFNLSIGLEDASRRFPGKEAIVCGPTRLTFKELNDEASKIASSLQKHGLQKGDHVALSCPNLHYFPMIYYGILKAGGVVVPLSILLKNDEIKYHLEDADAKFYFCFEGDAQLPMGKYGRRAFDTTQSCQLLITLDGTSNNKVENELTLEEFLEDSNTEYSTPQIQSDNTAVIIYTSGTTGQPKGAELSHSNLGWNASMCRHLFKLKEEDKALTVLPLFHIFGQTCLMNTSIMHGITNVIIPRFDAELVLSAIQQEGVSIFAGVPTMYWGLLHFKNEKSTVNMEQVKANLRLCISGGASLPVQVMNDFEAKFEIHIYEGYGMSEGAPVVSFNHPGLKRKSGSIGYPVWGVEVKLVDKQGVEVKQGERGELLYRGHNVMKGYYKRPEATQKVLIDGWMHSGDVARQDEEGYYYIVDRTKDVILRGGVNIYPREIEEVMIQHEAVSLVAVIGIHNDRLGEEIKACVVLEDEHDISKEDLIQWTKSKIADYKYPREIDFFDALPVSATGKILKRALRHN, from the coding sequence ATGTTTAATTTATCTATTGGACTTGAAGACGCAAGTAGACGTTTTCCAGGCAAGGAGGCAATTGTCTGCGGTCCAACACGACTAACTTTTAAAGAACTGAATGATGAAGCAAGTAAAATTGCTTCATCACTCCAAAAACATGGATTACAAAAAGGAGATCATGTAGCATTAAGTTGTCCTAATCTACATTACTTTCCAATGATATATTATGGCATCTTAAAAGCAGGTGGTGTGGTGGTTCCATTAAGTATTTTATTAAAAAATGATGAAATCAAATACCACTTGGAAGATGCAGATGCAAAATTTTATTTCTGTTTCGAAGGAGATGCACAATTACCGATGGGTAAATATGGTCGGAGAGCATTTGATACCACTCAGAGTTGTCAGTTATTAATTACTCTGGATGGGACATCAAATAATAAGGTGGAAAATGAGCTAACGTTGGAGGAATTTCTTGAGGATAGCAATACAGAGTACTCTACTCCTCAAATTCAATCCGATAATACGGCAGTCATCATTTATACATCAGGAACAACAGGACAGCCGAAAGGAGCGGAGTTGTCACATTCGAATTTAGGTTGGAATGCAAGTATGTGTCGTCACCTCTTTAAGTTGAAGGAAGAGGATAAGGCATTAACCGTGCTTCCGTTATTCCATATCTTCGGTCAGACTTGCTTGATGAACACAAGCATAATGCACGGAATTACCAACGTGATTATTCCAAGGTTTGATGCTGAATTGGTACTTAGTGCTATTCAACAAGAAGGGGTGAGCATTTTTGCAGGTGTACCAACCATGTATTGGGGATTACTTCATTTTAAAAATGAGAAATCAACAGTAAATATGGAACAGGTAAAAGCCAATTTAAGATTATGTATTTCTGGAGGAGCATCACTTCCTGTTCAGGTAATGAATGATTTTGAAGCCAAGTTTGAAATCCATATTTATGAAGGTTACGGCATGTCTGAAGGAGCACCTGTGGTTTCTTTTAATCACCCTGGTTTGAAAAGAAAATCGGGTTCTATTGGTTATCCTGTTTGGGGGGTTGAGGTAAAGTTAGTGGATAAACAAGGAGTAGAAGTGAAGCAAGGAGAAAGAGGTGAATTACTCTACCGTGGACACAATGTGATGAAAGGTTATTACAAACGCCCCGAAGCCACACAAAAAGTCCTAATAGATGGATGGATGCATTCTGGAGATGTCGCAAGACAAGATGAGGAAGGCTACTACTACATTGTCGATCGCACCAAAGATGTCATTCTTAGAGGTGGTGTCAATATCTATCCAAGAGAAATTGAGGAAGTGATGATACAACATGAAGCTGTTTCTTTAGTAGCTGTTATCGGCATTCATAACGATCGTCTAGGAGAGGAGATTAAAGCCTGTGTGGTATTAGAAGATGAACACGATATATCAAAGGAAGATTTAATTCAATGGACAAAAAGTAAGATAGCCGATTATAAGTATCCTAGGGAAATCGATTTCTTCGATGCTTTGCCAGTATCGGCAACTGGAAAAATTTTAAAAAGGGCACTAAGACATAACTAA